One window from the genome of Sesamum indicum cultivar Zhongzhi No. 13 linkage group LG15, S_indicum_v1.0, whole genome shotgun sequence encodes:
- the LOC105177934 gene encoding uncharacterized protein LOC105177934 isoform X2 translates to MKQAMQSLVSLHVVEGMQVHADEGGMTQTRGGVYWLILPAGYLGSSFWGMALILASTNLLTSRIAAGCLILSLLIVLFIAKNWTLRGLCIGFVIFIAVIWVLQETTKARILRYLILFIGVMNSLFSVYDIYDDLISRRVHSSDAEKFAELCPCPCNGVGWGVIWGMISFIFLCAAIYLGLVILS, encoded by the exons ATGAAGCAAGCCATGCAATCGCTTGTAAGCTTACATGTG GTAGAGGGCATGCAAGTGCATGCTGATGAAGGTGGCATGACTCAAACACGTGGTGGTGTGTATTGGTTGATCTTGCCGGCTGGAT ATCTCGGTTCATCATTTTGGGGTATGGCTCTCATACTTGCATCTACAAATCTTCTCACCTCAAGGATTGCTGCCGGTTGTCTAATACTTTCCCTTCTTATTGTCCTCTTCATTGCAAAAAAT TGGACACTCCGAGGCCTTTGTATCG gatttgtaatttttattgctGTCATCTGGGTTTTGCAAGAAACAACCAAAGCCCGTATTCTTCGCTACCTTATTCTCTTCATTG GTGTTATGAATAGTTTGTTTTCAGTCTATG ATATATACGATGATTTGATATCTCGAAGGGTTCACTCCAGTGACGCAGAGAAGTTTGCAGAACTTTGCCCCTGCCCTTGTAATGGTGTCGGATGGGGAGTCATTTG GGGAATGATATCCTTCATATTTCTCTGCGCAGCAATATATCTCGGACTTGTCATCTTGTCTTGA
- the LOC105177934 gene encoding uncharacterized protein LOC105177934 isoform X3, protein MKQAMQSLVEGMQVHADEGGMTQTRGGVYWLILPAGYLGSSFWGMALILASTNLLTSRIAAGCLILSLLIVLFIAKNWTLRGLCIGFVIFIAVIWVLQETTKARILRYLILFIGVMNSLFSVYDIYDDLISRRVHSSDAEKFAELCPCPCNGVGWGVIWGMISFIFLCAAIYLGLVILS, encoded by the exons ATGAAGCAAGCCATGCAATCGCTT GTAGAGGGCATGCAAGTGCATGCTGATGAAGGTGGCATGACTCAAACACGTGGTGGTGTGTATTGGTTGATCTTGCCGGCTGGAT ATCTCGGTTCATCATTTTGGGGTATGGCTCTCATACTTGCATCTACAAATCTTCTCACCTCAAGGATTGCTGCCGGTTGTCTAATACTTTCCCTTCTTATTGTCCTCTTCATTGCAAAAAAT TGGACACTCCGAGGCCTTTGTATCG gatttgtaatttttattgctGTCATCTGGGTTTTGCAAGAAACAACCAAAGCCCGTATTCTTCGCTACCTTATTCTCTTCATTG GTGTTATGAATAGTTTGTTTTCAGTCTATG ATATATACGATGATTTGATATCTCGAAGGGTTCACTCCAGTGACGCAGAGAAGTTTGCAGAACTTTGCCCCTGCCCTTGTAATGGTGTCGGATGGGGAGTCATTTG GGGAATGATATCCTTCATATTTCTCTGCGCAGCAATATATCTCGGACTTGTCATCTTGTCTTGA